In Haliscomenobacter hydrossis DSM 1100, the DNA window CACTACCAGGTTCGCGATATATTAATGATTAAAGTATAGCCTTGTGAAAGAAAGGACAAAATTATTGATCCTCTCTAGGGGATTTAGCAAAGATAAATTTTATGGAGCGAAACTCCAAATGAATAACGTTAAGTTTTAATTCAGGGTTCAGGCACACCGTCCTGAACCCTGAATTTACTGCTTATTCAGCAGTTTCTTCGGTAGTTTCTTCAGCAGGAGTTTCCTCAGCAACTACTTCGGTCACTTCTTCCTCAGCTTCAACTTCAGCTACTGGTTCTTCTACCACAACTACTGGTTTTGCTTTTGCTACACCGGATACCGCCAAACGGAATGCTTCTTTTTCCGCAGCAGTTTGCTCTACACGAGCAGCTGTTTTGGATTCTTTGGCATCGATCCAGGCTTGGTATTTAGCCGTTGCTTCTTCTACGGTCATTGATCCTTTGGCAACGCCACGCATCAGGTGTTTGCGGTAATAAACGCCTTTGAAACGCAGGATAGCGCGAACGGTATCGGTAGGTTGAGCACCTTTGGCAATCCAGTCGAAAGCACGGTCACGATCGATATCGATGGTGGCAGGCTTGGTCATGGGGTTGTAGGAACCCAGGTTGTCGATGAAACGTCCATCACGAGGAGAACGAGAGTCGGCTACGACGATTTGGTAGAATGGGCGCTTTTTGCGGCCCATCCGCTGCAATCTAATTCTAACAGCCATTGTTGGTTAACAATTACAAGGTTAAACCATGACCCACTTACCTTGAGCATCAAGCGGTGGGTCTTGAGCGCGGCAAATGTACGAGTTGTTTCGGAGTTATGCAAAGGTTTTTTTAAATAGAACAAATTTTATCGATGCGGATGCTCCAACAGCTTCTCCTTCTCCGACCGATGCACAATCGGCACCCCCAATGCATCCAATAAAAAGGAAAGGATGATGAGCAGAACAATGAAAACCAGCACCTTGCGGCCAAAACTCATGTTGGCGGGACCACTGGGAGCGGGGGGCGGTGAGTTCTTTTTTGCCATAACCTTAATGAGTGAAAAGTGAAAAACTAAAAGTGAAAAGCTAAAAGAGACTTTCAAGCTAGATTGCTTTTCACTTTTAGCTTTTCACTTTTCACTAGAAAAATTATCCCGTAAAGGTAACCATCACAAAGATGACGATGGCGACCACGAGCACTGATACTACAACATCCCAGATGCTGTAGCTGTTGCGGTTGGCGGTTTTTTGCTCTTCCGTCAAAGTACCATAGGTTAGCCCAACGATGGTTTCGGGTGCTGGAGCGGGGGTAAGTAAACTGGTTATAACACATACCGACACCGAAAACAAGAAGAACCAGGCGGCAAAAGTCAGGAAGTTCATGGCGCCAAATGAATGGAGTAAACTACCTGGCGTAAGTGAATCTTTGCTCAACTCCAATCCCAATCGCAAGATTGCAACGGCAATGCCAGAAACCAAAGTCGCCATCGCGCCCTGACTGTTGATGCGTTTGGAGAAGATGCCCAGCAAGAACACCGCGGTAATTGGAGGCGCGATATAAGACTGCACCGACTGCAAATATTCGTACAAGACTCCAGAGATGTTCTGCATGATCGGAATCCAGAGGATACCCAGAACCACCACCACCGCCGTAGCGTTGCGGCCTACCCGGAGCAATTGTTTTTCGGGCGCATTGGGGCGCAATTTTTTGTAAATGTCTACCGTGAAGAGGGTGGAACAAGAGTTGAAAACCGAAGCCAGCGAACTCATCAATGCCGCCATCAAACCAGCAGCAACCAGGCCACGCAATCCAATGGGTGTTTTTTCCATCAACAAAGTGGCAAAGGCCTGATCTGCTGTATCCCACTGCAATTCACCCCGGTTTTTGAGGGCCAGGGCTACCACGCCCGGAATCAGGAACAAGAAAATTGGCGTGAGTTTCAATAAACCCCCAAAAATAGCTCCTCTACGACCAATCGTGATGTTTCTGGCCGCCAGACCCCGTTGGATGATGTACTGATCAGTACACCAATACCAGGTTCCCACAATGGTACTCGTAATCACCAAACTAGGCCAGGGAAAATCAGGATCGCTGGCTGGCCGCCACATGTTGAGGTAGCCTGGTTCCAGGGAAGCTTTCATGCCACTCCAACCACCGACGGCGTTGAGCCCCACGATGGTCAAGGTTGCGGCACCCAGCAACAATACCACGGTTTGCAGCGCCTCGGTATACACCACCGCACGCATCCCTCCAATAACGGTGTACGCACCTGTGAGGATTACCGTGATCAGGGCACCAAACCAAAAGTCGATGTGCAACAAGGAGGAAATAACAATCCCCCCGGCGTATACCGTCACCGAAACTTTGGTCAGCACATAGGCCAACAAGGAAAAAATACTCAAAAACCAGCGGGTTTGTGCGTTGAAGCGTTTTTCCAAAAATTCGGGCGTGGTAAAAATCCCGCTGCGGATGTAAAAGGGCAAAAATACCCAACCCATCGTGACCACCAGCCAGGCGTGGAGTTCATAAATGAGCATAGGGATTTTTCCACCTGCACCCGCACCGGCTAAACCCACCACGTGTTCAGAACCGATGTTGGAAGCAAAAATGGAGGCACCCACCACAAACCAGCCGATGTTGCGGCCAGCGAGGAAGTAGTCCTCGGTGGTTTCGGTTTTTCGGGTCATTACCCATACTGCTATCCCGATGAGCAGCAGAAAGTAGGCGCCGATGACTACCCAATCCAATGTAGCAAATTCGCTCATAAGTTATTTTGTTTGTTTATAATGTTTTAAGGTCGATGTACTGCCTTAATCAGTTCCAATGCAGTCAGTATTTCCGTGCTGTAAAACTCCGAATCGTTGGCCAGCCAGATGATGCTCAAGTCGCGCTCGGGAAACCAGATCAGATGCGCCATAAACCCGCCCTGACTCCCGGTGTGGCCAATACTTTTGTTGCCCACTCCCGGAGGGTTTTCTTCAACAAACCAGGACAAGCCCATAAATGGCGGATCGGCGCTGTTCCAGGTGGGTGATTGCCACACCGTTTGCGATTTTTTGATCGTTGCACAATCGGTAAATGTACAAGCTTTAACCGCCGCCAGGTACTTGCGCAATTCGTTTACCGAGGACCACACGCCTCCGTTGCCCGCAGCACAAAAGGTAGGATATTCGCCATAATCGTATTCATCAAAACGGTTTTGATGAACCCGATAACCGTGCGAAACGCCCGTTTCAGGAAATGCGCCATCCGTAATTACGCTGCGTTGCATCCCCGCTGGTTTAAAAATCCGCTCCCCGATAAACTGCTGCCACTTTTGGCCGCTAACCTGTTCAATGATCAATGCCAATCCATTGAAAGCCGGATTGGAATACTCAAATCGGCTTCCCGGCTCGAAATGTAAGGAATTCGTGCTTTTTAGCGGTGCAAAATTTTCCAAATCTTTTGCATTGAGATAGAAAATGCTGTCTTCACCCACATTTCGGCTGTCTGGAAGGCCAGAAGAATGGGTCAGGAGGTGTTGGATGGTGATTTTTCTGACCACATCGGGGTGTTCAAAATCGGGGAAGTATTTCAAAATCGGGTCCTCGATGGAGAGTTTACCTTCTTTTTCCAGCAGCAGGATGCCGTAGGCAACGAAGGTTTTGGAAATGGATCCTACGTTGGCGAGGGTATTGGCGCTGAATTTTTCACCCGTTTTGAGGTCAGCCAGGCCAAATGATTTGGCATAAAGTACCTTTTTGCCTTTTTGGATCAAAAAACTGCCGCCAGGTTCATGGACTTTGATGCGGGATTGGAACACCGCATCGAGTCTGCGGCTCAGTTCTTTTTTAGCAACCTGTTGTCCTTGGACAAAAGGTAAAAACAAGAGCAGCAATAAAATCAATGATAGGGTACGCATAGGCGGTAAATTTGAAGCAGGTACAAAAAAAGCATTTTCTGACGACAATCAAGCGAAGTACCAGTAAATTTGGTCTTTTTGCAAAATCCTGTAACTGCCATGGGGGCAGGGTGCGTCTCAAATCATCTAATGCTAAAAGTATTGCCATGCTTCAAAATTACCTGACCATCGCCATGCGCAATCTGCGCAAACACAAAACCTTCAGCTTTATCAATATTCTGGGGCTGGCGGTGGGGATCGCAGTCTGTTTGCAGATCCTGTTGTGGGTGGTAGATGAGTTGAGTTACGACCGTTGGAATGAAAAATTCGACCGCATTTACCGTGTGGCCGGTGAGGTGAAGTTTGGGGGCATACACAGTACTTTTGCCGTAGCACCTGCGCCATTGGCCGCCGCGCTGGCGGAGGACTTCCCCGAAGTAGAGGCTGTAGTTCGTTTTCGTCAGCAAGGCTCTTTTTTGGTAAAAAGCCGGGTACAAAATTTCAAAGAAAATCGGGTTGTTTTTGCTGACTCCACCTTATTCAAGGTTTTTAGCCTAAAAATGCTGCAAGGCAATCCTGACCAGGCACTAAAAGCACCCCAAACCGTGGTCATCAGCAAATCAATGGCGGAGAAGTATTTCCCTTCCGAAAACCCGATTGGCAAAGTACTCCGCTTCGACAATGACCAGCGCTACAACGTGACCGGCGTAATTGAAGACATGCCCGTCAATTCCCATTTCAATTTTGATTTTTTCTGCTCAATGAGTACGTTGGAAGAGTCCAGAGAGCAAATTTGGCTTAGTTTTAATTTTCACACCTATTATGTTTTGCGCAAAGACGCTAACCAACAGGCATTCGCAGCAAAATTATTTCCCCAGTTGCTCAGCAAATACATCGACCCCCAATTGCAACAAGTCATGGGAAAAAGTTATGCTGAGTTGGAAAAAAGTGGCACCTTGTTCAAATTTCCCATTCAACCACTGAAGGATATCCACCTCAAATCCGACATGGATGTAGAATTGGCAGCCAATGGCAACATCCAGTACATTTGGATTTTTGGTTTGGCCGCTTTATTTGTCCTGTTGATCGCTGTGGTCAATTTTATGAACCTCTCTACTGCCCGTTCGGCGCTGCGTGCCCGCGAAGTAGGCGTGCGCAAGGTAGTTGGATCCCAACGTTCGGCGTTGATTGGGCAATTTTTGAGTGAATCGATGGTTTTGACTTTTTTTGCGCTGTTTTTGGCGCTGCTGCTGAGTTGGGTAGCCTTGCCTTACTTCGGGCAGATAGCGGGGAAAAAGCTGCTTTTTCCCTGGACAAGCCCATTGTTTTGGACTTCAGTACTCTTGGGGGGCGTTTTGATCGGCCTACTTGCCGGATCATACCCGGCATTCTTTCTTTCCGGTTTCCAGCCCATCAGTGTGCTCAAAGGGCGGTTTCTCGACTCCAGCAAAGGCCGTAATTTGCGCTCCGGTTTGATTGTATTTCAATTTTTGATTGCCATTTTTTTGATCTCGGCATCTTTTGTCATCCGTGGCCAATTGGGTTTTATCCAAAACAAAAAGATGGGCTTCAATCGGGAGCGGGTTTTGGTGATC includes these proteins:
- the rpsP gene encoding 30S ribosomal protein S16; amino-acid sequence: MAVRIRLQRMGRKKRPFYQIVVADSRSPRDGRFIDNLGSYNPMTKPATIDIDRDRAFDWIAKGAQPTDTVRAILRFKGVYYRKHLMRGVAKGSMTVEEATAKYQAWIDAKESKTAARVEQTAAEKEAFRLAVSGVAKAKPVVVVEEPVAEVEAEEEVTEVVAEETPAEETTEETAE
- a CDS encoding sodium:solute symporter, yielding MSEFATLDWVVIGAYFLLLIGIAVWVMTRKTETTEDYFLAGRNIGWFVVGASIFASNIGSEHVVGLAGAGAGGKIPMLIYELHAWLVVTMGWVFLPFYIRSGIFTTPEFLEKRFNAQTRWFLSIFSLLAYVLTKVSVTVYAGGIVISSLLHIDFWFGALITVILTGAYTVIGGMRAVVYTEALQTVVLLLGAATLTIVGLNAVGGWSGMKASLEPGYLNMWRPASDPDFPWPSLVITSTIVGTWYWCTDQYIIQRGLAARNITIGRRGAIFGGLLKLTPIFLFLIPGVVALALKNRGELQWDTADQAFATLLMEKTPIGLRGLVAAGLMAALMSSLASVFNSCSTLFTVDIYKKLRPNAPEKQLLRVGRNATAVVVVLGILWIPIMQNISGVLYEYLQSVQSYIAPPITAVFLLGIFSKRINSQGAMATLVSGIAVAILRLGLELSKDSLTPGSLLHSFGAMNFLTFAAWFFLFSVSVCVITSLLTPAPAPETIVGLTYGTLTEEQKTANRNSYSIWDVVVSVLVVAIVIFVMVTFTG
- a CDS encoding serine hydrolase domain-containing protein, producing the protein MRTLSLILLLLLFLPFVQGQQVAKKELSRRLDAVFQSRIKVHEPGGSFLIQKGKKVLYAKSFGLADLKTGEKFSANTLANVGSISKTFVAYGILLLEKEGKLSIEDPILKYFPDFEHPDVVRKITIQHLLTHSSGLPDSRNVGEDSIFYLNAKDLENFAPLKSTNSLHFEPGSRFEYSNPAFNGLALIIEQVSGQKWQQFIGERIFKPAGMQRSVITDGAFPETGVSHGYRVHQNRFDEYDYGEYPTFCAAGNGGVWSSVNELRKYLAAVKACTFTDCATIKKSQTVWQSPTWNSADPPFMGLSWFVEENPPGVGNKSIGHTGSQGGFMAHLIWFPERDLSIIWLANDSEFYSTEILTALELIKAVHRP
- a CDS encoding ABC transporter permease; translation: MLQNYLTIAMRNLRKHKTFSFINILGLAVGIAVCLQILLWVVDELSYDRWNEKFDRIYRVAGEVKFGGIHSTFAVAPAPLAAALAEDFPEVEAVVRFRQQGSFLVKSRVQNFKENRVVFADSTLFKVFSLKMLQGNPDQALKAPQTVVISKSMAEKYFPSENPIGKVLRFDNDQRYNVTGVIEDMPVNSHFNFDFFCSMSTLEESREQIWLSFNFHTYYVLRKDANQQAFAAKLFPQLLSKYIDPQLQQVMGKSYAELEKSGTLFKFPIQPLKDIHLKSDMDVELAANGNIQYIWIFGLAALFVLLIAVVNFMNLSTARSALRAREVGVRKVVGSQRSALIGQFLSESMVLTFFALFLALLLSWVALPYFGQIAGKKLLFPWTSPLFWTSVLLGGVLIGLLAGSYPAFFLSGFQPISVLKGRFLDSSKGRNLRSGLIVFQFLIAIFLISASFVIRGQLGFIQNKKMGFNRERVLVINDAYALENNLDAFKKNLKNLPFVQNATVSGFLPIESSRSNGSVCTTPSVQEESCQIIQQWEVDEDYVPTLGMEITKGRNFSPDMPGDSSNVILNEKAAKGFFGQEDPLGKILYFQTDMNDEGKLNQRVYTVIGVVKDFHFESLRQNIETLCLTLQRNAGNISVKLSATDLPAALLRMEQEWKKVSAGAPFSWQFMDESFDEMYRAETRIGRIFNIFMVLSLLVACLGLLGLAAFTAERRTKEIGIRKVLGATTPSIIGLLSKEIIRLILLAFVIAIPVAWWGASQWLHNFAYRIAVPWWGFILAGLMAVSVALLTVALQSIKSARMAPVKSLRSE